Proteins encoded within one genomic window of Pedobacter africanus:
- a CDS encoding asparaginase: MTKILIIYTGGTIGMVNDTDTGTLIPFNFKQIQQNVPELARLNYNLEVHSFDPIMDSSNMHPDIWAELAQLIFTRYDEFDGFVILHGSDTMAFTASALSFMLQNLSKPVILTGSQLPIGEIRTDAKENLITALEIAATKEHGKAKIPEVCIYFDAQLFRGNRSIKYNSEKFEAFRSPNYPVLAEAGVHLNFFNNYILPQPEKELQVLLDFNSNIGVLKMYPGISKQAVMAITHSSVDAIVLETFGSGNTTTAEWFINCLQEAINSGKIIVDISQCQRGSVELGKYETSKKLQEMGVVSGYDMTFEATITKLMYLMAQGHSNEEVVKLMEQSLRGELTVG; the protein is encoded by the coding sequence TTAAACAGATCCAGCAAAATGTGCCGGAACTGGCCAGGTTGAATTATAACCTTGAGGTACATTCTTTTGATCCGATAATGGACTCGTCGAACATGCACCCCGATATCTGGGCCGAACTGGCACAACTGATTTTTACCCGGTACGATGAGTTTGACGGATTTGTGATCCTGCATGGTTCCGATACGATGGCATTTACGGCGTCGGCGCTGAGCTTTATGCTGCAGAACCTGAGTAAACCGGTTATTCTTACCGGTTCGCAGCTGCCTATCGGGGAGATCCGGACAGATGCCAAAGAGAACCTGATCACCGCACTTGAGATTGCAGCAACCAAAGAGCATGGCAAAGCCAAGATTCCGGAAGTCTGCATTTATTTCGATGCCCAGTTGTTCAGGGGCAACCGTTCTATCAAATACAATTCTGAAAAATTTGAGGCCTTTCGCTCGCCCAATTACCCTGTGCTTGCTGAGGCTGGTGTACACCTTAATTTCTTTAACAATTATATTTTGCCACAGCCTGAAAAGGAGTTACAGGTATTGCTCGATTTTAATTCGAACATCGGGGTTTTAAAAATGTACCCAGGTATTTCCAAACAGGCAGTCATGGCCATTACCCATTCATCTGTAGATGCGATTGTACTGGAAACCTTTGGTTCGGGCAATACGACCACGGCAGAATGGTTTATCAATTGTCTGCAGGAAGCCATAAATAGTGGTAAGATCATTGTCGACATTTCGCAATGCCAGCGCGGATCTGTAGAGCTTGGTAAATATGAAACCAGTAAAAAGCTGCAGGAAATGGGCGTGGTAAGCGGTTATGACATGACTTTTGAGGCTACGATTACCAAGCTGATGTACCTAATGGCGCAGGGACATAGCAATGAAGAGGTCGTTAAACTGATGGAGCAGTCGCTACGCGGTGAACTGACTGTCGGATAA